The genomic window CTTGCTCTTAACCTTGAAAAAACAACACAgccaatttgttgttgctcccGACTTCTGGCGgctttctttttgtttttgtttcggttttttactgaactttgtttttgttctacCGCTGATAAGAttcttattttctttcttttttctccttaatttgcttttttcttcttttttcttctcttGATGTGCGCTAGTGCGTATGGTGGGCCTTTTTTTCTGAGTGTACGTGTGAGCGTACAGCAAATATTGAATTTCTACACAAATTTTATTAGGGAATGTCGGAATGTGAATAGAGTCTTGCTATTCCATTTGGCATGTTATTTGCtaaattttctattaatttaatttcttagtcgaatatatacatatacctaTATCTGTATTTTGTACACAGCTGTGTTGAAAATTGTTGCAGAGAAAAAAGGCAAGGGTGAAGATTTGAGGTTTTTATTACAATAAGAAATGTAGCCTAGTTGTACTTACCGCCAATATAAAATccatatatatagtatgtagAAACTTGCTTTCCTACATCGAAGAACCGCTGAAAGGCCCCCGAATTTCACAAATTGTTCCTGATTTTTATGCGGTTTAATGAACTTGAACTCTTATCAGTCAGGTTGGCTTTCTTGATATTGCCCAGAAGAGAGAGCTGTAATGCAACAAAAGAAGCGGAATAAACAAAGTCGGCGATCTTACTCATTCCATGCGGCGTCATGTGAATTTATTTTAGGATTTTGAACTTGGTCGAGTTGGGAAATAAAGCAGGGCTATCGAAATTGGGTCGCCATTTTTTCGTTAGTCTGCGTCACTTAGAATTAATATCAGAAAGCGACATTTTTTGTAAGTAAGAACTCTAACACACATTTTAAAGGCTAAAAAAATCGTTGAACTTTATGTTACTCAAAAAATGTACCAGTAAAACGTTTGCAATACGTTACTTATGATTTTAAAAGTACACCCCTAGAAGTATGCCAAtattttttcagcttttggAAGTGTAATTTTCActttctatatatgtatagtaaGTAAGTTTACAgcttaaaaatttttttcaacaaTTACGAAGTTTTATGGTCTCAAACTTGCTTTAAAACTTTCCTCCCGAATTCATCACATCACATATTCATGGGGAAATCATTTCCTGGCAACCCGATTAGCTTGTAGTCCTCCAAACGCCATTACACTTTTATCACTAAACATTTCAAAgaatttttcaaacttttaCCCCGTTTTAAACAAGATGACGTCCATGCTGGATACGCCGATAGTTTCCATCTTCGATTTGATGGTGGAACGGCACATAAGGCTGCGCGAGGAACTGAAAGACGCGGTCACAAATGGGACTACACCAACTCGTCGTCCAAAAGCAGAACGTGGAGCAGCCGACGGAAAGAAATCACTTCCTAAACCCAAACCAAGTCCAATGAAGTGGCCCTTGCCAGAAGAACCTGAATTCATGTCTCCGACACCGGCAAATGCCATCACTGCCGCGCATTTGACCAAGAAACATACTACCCTCAAGATCCAGCCACCGATCGAGAAGGAGGTGATCAAGAAACTGGTGGAGAAGATGTCCAATGGACCTGGCAAGACCAGGACCGTGACCCCCAGGCACACCCAGTCCAGCAAGAAGACCAGTGCCAAGTCCTCCAAGACGGTGGTCATAGCCCCTCGGAGAAGGAAAGTAGCCGGGCAAGGATCATTTCGCGTCAAGCCCAAGCTCAGCAAGACCAGTTCCACTCAGCTGAAGCGGACGCCTCTTTCTGCAAGAAGAACAGAAGCTGCGGCTAAGGATGCCAGTCCACAGGGCAAAACCAAGACCAAGAAGAACTCGACTGAGAGGACGGGTCCACAGATGCGAAATACCAGGTCAGTAGATCCCCTCGGCAATGCAGACGCTCCTGTCTCGAAGCGATGGCGTCTTTAGAAGCGATATATCCGTAGATTTTCATTCGTTCAatctaattaaatttgcacCAAGTAATGAACAACTTTATATCACAGTGATCCCTCATGTGATGGACCGCACTGAATCCCACATGAAGGCGATCAAAATTGGAAATGTACATAACTGCGGTTTGTCTAGTTTCTATAcatgaataaaaaatatattaaaatgaattacaattaaatgcaataGATTCAATTAAACGGGAATTAAATTAAACCCATGAGAACCCTTATAATTTAGTGCCCATTCATCAAATTAAGGcggtatttttttatttttatttatttggttttataataaattagaATTTTCATTGCTGCAGCTTAACATTCGGTTTCTTATTCTTGTATGTTCTGCTTAATAAGCCTAACTTGTGACACAGATTGTAAGCCAATTTTGCTAGGGCCCAAATTAATTTGACGAGAGTTAGTTTTTAGAGTGGCATTAACCaacttataaattttgttAGCTTAAATCTAAAtgtattttcttaattattcCAGTTTAGATTTCTCTTCTCTTCACATTCAATTCGCACaagtttctgttttttctagcttttgctttgtttatttctgCTCTCGTACTTTAAAATGCAACTACTACAGACTAACAATACTTGGCCATATATACGGTTCATATATATAGTGTATATAGAGTACGCAGTTACTGGCCTTAGCTCTGACTTGCGATTTAGATTAAATAGTTTGAAGCATCTTGTTTctgatttttgtattggtattggtatcagtatcagtatcagtatcgGTATCGTCTGTAAACGGGCGCCAAAAATCGAAAAGGGTAAAGAGTTGGAAGGAGTTATACAAAAGAACGAAAACATTGCTCACAATTGTTTCGATTggttttacaaaaatattgtaCACAATAAGTATTTTGTATAATCGCTTTTATCAAATTTCCCCTAGCCATGGACTGGCAATTATGTTATAGTTATAAttatagttatagttatatactctccagtttgccagttttgCGCTTGCTCGACATGTAAATGAATtttctaaaacaaaaattcagGGCGCTCTCTCTTGatttgtttcggtttttggtaTGTTTTGTGAGATATGAAATACTTGAGGATTTGTAGATACATTTGTCTGAAGCAAAGCCAAGCAAACAGGTGCTACACGTAAATGCCgtgataaaaacaaaacaattgcCCTAATCTAACTAAAATGCAGCTACTTAGATCATAAATTACACTGCGCTTTTCTTACCATTAAAACATAATCgtaaatatgtatacaaaCTTATTGGTTTGTGttcttaatttcttttcaAAGTGTGTTGGGTTTGTGACTAAatgttaattgaattttaaattcattttcagattttttgGTGGCTTTGCTCTTGGCCCAAAAAAACGTTTTTGGGTGTTTTGCTAACTTGTCGAAGACAATTGGATTGGACTCATTTTACTTGCacattttgttaaataattttactGCTAGCGTACAATGATTTCAGCCAAAGTTCTTTCAGtctgaaaaacaaaaggtaTTTGAGTAAAACGGGTTTAAAGCAAACTTATGTTCTCCACATAAAAAGCGTTGTACAGGGAAGCATCCAAGATACAAATTAGTCAAACATAAAATGGGTTAGGTGAGAGTGAATGAGTACTTTCTACAAGggtaaatacaaaaattaaaaattacttaCAAAAATACAGGGTTTTAACAGTGAGTTTGTGTGGTGCCACGGGAATTGCTTCCCTATTCTTCATTctgaatattaaaattttgtttgggaTTTTCAATACAATTTCAATCGTTAGTCATGATACATAAACTGTGCTGGCCTTGAGTTTGCTCTACGGGATACAGGACTTATATCTAAAGAACACTCAATTCTGCTTGAGATAGATGTTGGAAAACATAGAGTAAACCTTGATTGGGATACATGAATGTTCAACATTAACCTGCCTATTCAGTGTCAGAGGATGTGCTTCTTAATCCGAGAGAGAAGAACATGCACAATTTGGGGTTTTGTGTATTGCTAACTAGGAGATCAGTAACAAATGCCCGCTGGTGCAGTGCGTTTCAAAACTTTCAGACCGTTTCATTTGCTCGTATGGAGAGTAAAGTTGGCGGTAGtaagtaataaaaacaaaaacattaaatgcaaatagaaaacaaCCTAggttcttaaataaaaaactaatgTATCCAGTaaaaattcatattcattCATAACGCTGACGACGTTAATTGGAGTCATTAAATCTGCCCTGCAGTTATGAAACGCGTTGCAAGtatacatgtgtgtgtgtggtagTGAGTGTTAAAGTTACAATTAGTTGTCGCTCTTGCTGTTTTTGCCGAAGTCTCTGATTGCTGCTGTTAATCACCGCCTAATGAGATGCTTAGAATTCAGTGCGCCCCgccatcgacatcgacatcgactCGATGCTCTGACGCAGGTGGCTATCGTTGGTGATCTTTTCGCAGACAATGCTCACCTTTTTCAGCAGCTCGATGGCAGTTTGGAGCACCTGTTGCCACTTGTGCCACTCATTCTCGTGCGCCATCTCCTGGTCGCGCAGCAGTTCCAGCCATTCCTGATTCGTGCTCGGCAGCTCACTGAAACGGGCAGAGGACCATTTGCATACAATTAAATCTTATTTGGCCATCAGTATTGATTTGGACTCACCTCAAGGCCGCCAAACTGGGCATGCGGGCCCGCCGATTGAGATCCACGTCAATGCGTTCCTCCAGCCTCCAGAGCTTAAGTAATAATATCACATTTAATGCCAGCATCAAGCACAGCAAGAGTATAACCAACAACCACAAGCCCTTGTGTCTAAGTCTGTGACCCTGTGACCCATGACCCGTTGCCAGAGGCTGGCCGTCGCCGCCGCCCAgatgcaactgctgctgctgtaggTGCTGCTTGTGCGGCTGTAGGTGGTGATGGTGCatttgctgctggtggtggagctgctgctgcttgccGCCCTCGAGCAGCAGCGGATGACCGGCGGCGGCGCCGACTGCCGCCCCAGGAATGCTACCCGCGGACAGCATTTGGGTCTCCAGGGGATCACCGGCTGGGGCCGGACCAACTGCCTCCTCCAGAGGGCGAATTTGGGTGGCGGTACCTGCGGAGAAACGGGGACGAGCGAAGGAATGGCAGATGGTACGGTTAGAAATCAAACCATTCGAACGGAAGAGTAGAAATGAACATAGGCTGGCAACAAAATCACAACATTAAgagcacaacaaaatataaatgactagtaaataaatgaaactGCAATAAAAAGCAAGTGAATTAGGTACATGATTAGGTCTAGCAATCGTCACAGgagaatttatataaaataagagACACATTATCATTAAAGTGGAACAACTCCAGAAAAGTTTGCATTACCAGTAGATAATTTGGTATACAAAGAATCAAGCTTTGTggtgaaaaaaatttttgcaaGAAATTTAGTGAATAACATTATACGTTTTCTTCAATGAAATTATTACACGAACCAAATTGGAATTTGTTAAAGCTTCGTCAAGTTCTTGTGACTTAGTTAAgcgtaaataaattatgaactAGAAGGGGCCAAAACTTTAAGCGAAAAATGAGCGAAGCCTTATCGAAACTTGataaagcaattaaaagtAATCATTACCAGGAAAAAATTATTAGATTAAAAAAAGGAAGCATTTCAAAGGAAGGTTAATATAAGTGAAATCGATTTATGACCCGCAACCTATATCACACGTGCTCTCTGCCACTGCCAGCTGTGGTGCCTCTTATCAATTCGGCTAAGCAGCTGCAGAATGTATATTTCAAGTTAAGTCTAATCGAATTCAGAGAACGATATAATTCcctttttaaatcaaaaatccCTCTATATATAGTTTCCAAAAATCATTTCTAAGCCTTCGCTTCTTGGTTGAGAGACCACCTAATGAGCTGATAACTTTTGTAACTAATAACTTATTTTCTTGGAtaaagtgaaaattaattgaagaTTCCTTCAATATGTTAAGCTGAAGTTTGAAATTCTCAATAGACAATTAGATACACATATGAAAAGTGACTGATctattaaatttctttttagtACTCTGTGCATCATAGACAGACACAATTCCTCTGTGACAATTGCAAGGCAGAAATGATCCAAATATTTAAGCTATACCTCTGCTGGACTGCAGTAGAGCCTTACGGTGATGCCAGTGATGAGGATGCTGGTGATGATGGGGAAGCAGAGGCTGATGATGGTGGGAGTGCCTGGGTTcgtgatgatgatgctgacTACcgtggtgatggtgatgatgatggtgcatgtgcatgtgctggtgctgatgctgttCCTGCTGATGGGAATGTCGCGACTCTTGGATGCTGTCATTGTCCGTACTTGTGGCTGTATGGAGGGCACCTGTCGTGATGGAGGTGGTCGACGTGGATGTGGCGGATTGCTGATTCATGCCTGAGATGTATGTTGATTGTAGCTGGATGTTGCTTTTGATTCTTAACGAGTTGTTTGATGTTTATTGTGAGCATGCGTGCGTTTTGGTGTGGTTAGAAGAAGCAATGGCAATTGGCATTGGCAGTTATTTTCGAATTCTAactctgattttttttttatatgttcaTTACAATATTAGAAAGaaattgctttgctttgctgctgtatttgctgtttttgtttttgtttttgttgttcttgttgttgtggttgttgcaTTGTAGTTAATTGGTTACTGGGACTAGAGTCGCAATGCTTACCTCTCCTCGGCCTCCGTCCCTTTCCCTTGGCAGGTGGAATGCAGGTCTCGCTCTGGAGCGCATGCAATTGGGCGCCAAAGAAGTCCTCCAGGCCCGCCCACGTGTTCTTCTCAATGAAGCCCTTGACCACGCCCCAGATCGACTTCTTGTACTTGATCTGGGTGTGAATTGAGAGCATAGTGTGATCATCGACAGTTCTGTGAAACGGAATATGAAAGCCAATTAGAAAAGATTAAAGTTGAGTGACTTCTGTGCACCGTTCATCAAGTGGCTAGTTATCATCGTCAACTGCAAGATGATGGATGACTCACCTGGCCAGGCAGAAGTGTATGAGCACACTGAAACTGTCCGCGTATGGAATGCCTGCATTAACACTATTTACGTCTATGGAATACAGTTCGCCCGGTTTGCTACACTCTCGCTGCGTTTGGTACTCGGTTACCTAAAGGTAATCAATATATGCATTTGACAGTCAGTTTATTTGAACGTTTCTATTTTGAGCGCAATGCACATTCACCTTTGAGGTCTTGGGTCCCACAGAGGCGGCCAATTGAACGGTGACGTTCACTGTGCGCACTTGCAGGCCCTCCTCGTTCTTGGTCCACTCGCCCAACACGAGGTCCGTTGACTTGCGCATGGCATGGAAGTCAGTTATGAATTTGGACTTGCTGAACAGTAGATTAAACAAGGTGTCCACGTTAATTGGCAGAATGGTGTGCACGATCTGGCGGCCCTCGTGCGTCGAAGTGCACTCTGTGGTGGGCACAAATCTAAGCGGGCGATGAAAGGAGTTAGATGTGTTAGATGTGATCTACACTTGACACCTCAAACTTACGGCAAATTGTTCTCCTCGGAATCAGACGAGTCGGATACATCTGTGGGCACACTCTCGGCAGCATTTTTGCCCTCCTCGCGTTGGCGATGCATTTTTCCCAGCTTTCGCTTTATCTCCAGCTTGGACTCCAATGATCCTGACCCGGAACTGGCACTGGCCTGTGATtgggctgctgttgcagccgCCACTGCGGCCGAGTTAGAAACCGTACTAACCTTCTTCTCCGCACTCATTTtgtcgctgccactgccgctggcTGCCGCCGTATTTGAACCCGACAGAGAACCCGATCCGGAGCCAGAGCCCGTGTGATTGGCaatggtggaggaggaggcagtGGTGGAGCCcgctgtgctgctgctgctggcgctggGAGCGCTCATGGTGACGCTCACCGACTGCTCCGCCGGTTTCACGGAGCTAAGTGTCAGCTCCTTGGCATTCTGTTTCATCTTCTTGTTCAATTTGCGAGAGCTCTCCCTGGTCTTATTGTTATCCGATCCGCTGGCCGAGGCGTTGGCCGATGACTTGGAGGAATTGAAGAAATATTTCGTCTTCGACTTGCGGGGGGCAGAGGCACggacgccgccgccgctgctggcACTGCTGTTTCCGCTCTGGGGGAGCAGGGGATTCGACTGGTTGGATTGGTTCGACTGTTGCGACTGGCGCTGCGAGTTGCTATCGTCATCGATGGCCGTCTGGAAGTCGAAGTCCGGCTCGTTGTCGTTGTTCAGCGTGGGATCAATGTAGTCCTCGTCGTCGGTGGTCAGGCCCAGCTCGTCGCCGTAGCAGGTGTGCACATGTTTCCAAATCTCCTGTGGCGAAAACTGCTTGTTCATCAGCGTGTTCTGCCAAACGCGGAAGAGCATCAAGAAGCTCTTGTCGCGCGAGGTGAACGTGGCAAAGAAGTACTTGTCCTTGCCGCTGGATATCGAAATGGCATTCGGTATGACCAGTGCTGTCTTCTCCTTGGTAATGGCCGTCACATCCTTCCACTTGATGCTCAAGTACGTCTCCCAGCTGAAGATGTTCGCGTGGAAGCAGACGTAGTTCTGCGACACATACAGTCGGCCCTGGACCAGAATGTCGCGTTGTAGGGCACACGAGTAGTCTGCGGAAGAAGATAATCACTTGAGTCAATTGCTTTAATTAAGTCGGGTTTTATTAACGGGAATTCATTGATGATTACACTTCTTAGTTCATTTATCTGAGTAAAAGAACACCGTAGAACACTGCCATACAAATTTAGAATAATTATTCTGGATTTTATAATGCTAAACTGCATGAGGCGTTGAATATGTCTCTACTGAATATTAATTTCATACAAAGTATGAATGCATTTTTGTCACAAATAAGCTTTGTTATTTAAGTCATATTTTATTGCTcattattttccaaaatggCGCGGCAAAGGCTTCATTATGAATCAGAAAggtatatttttgtgtttaaaGGGTAAATCGTGGATAACT from Drosophila yakuba strain Tai18E2 chromosome 2L, Prin_Dyak_Tai18E2_2.1, whole genome shotgun sequence includes these protein-coding regions:
- the LOC6526711 gene encoding membrane-anchored lipid-binding protein YSP2 isoform X4, coding for MHFVTQQRAQQQHHKSSTSSSSSSLASSSSCSGQGSVSASGSGPGSVLGLGSTSRFASLRKSSSQGALPKSLATAHSFFHRPSSSQGKHKRTASLNATPMIKDSDKTNPTTSSVTIIATTAESSSSSKTPANANMIPETTQPDQLQSQTQTHTQLQPQIQSQSPSQCQLALRDQENPENLQQQSQPEEEKQAEAPGSNGGDRRDSITEEITITSTTNSSLSTKLLTIQEAAGSFEQSSVSISTSSKQIASTAAGASPSAAAAPGANESNGSVLRLVQATSSTSPGSISSVGATPSINIVSSDSPRDQPQQSQGVDSNGVAAPGDSPSSRKSSTSSKGKASQAKLSTSSSGRDEQDISQHRLSDLTQHELSLLRVDREQQVTSSSSTSNEKPAKPSRLSERAKKKSWYNVIYPNYKSRAEDFKKLFKDVPNDERLIVDYSCALQRDILVQGRLYVSQNYVCFHANIFSWETYLSIKWKDVTAITKEKTALVIPNAISISSGKDKYFFATFTSRDKSFLMLFRVWQNTLMNKQFSPQEIWKHVHTCYGDELGLTTDDEDYIDPTLNNDNEPDFDFQTAIDDDSNSQRQSQQSNQSNQSNPLLPQSGNSSASSGGGVRASAPRKSKTKYFFNSSKSSANASASGSDNNKTRESSRKLNKKMKQNAKELTLSSVKPAEQSVSVTMSAPSASSSSTAGSTTASSSTIANHTGSGSGSGSLSGSNTAAASGSGSDKMSAEKKVSTVSNSAAVAAATAAQSQASASSGSGSLESKLEIKRKLGKMHRQREEGKNAAESVPTDVSDSSDSEENNLPFVPTTECTSTHEGRQIVHTILPINVDTLFNLLFSKSKFITDFHAMRKSTDLVLGEWTKNEEGLQVRTVNVTVQLAASVGPKTSKVTEYQTQRECSKPGELYSIDVNSVNAGIPYADSFSVLIHFCLARTVDDHTMLSIHTQIKYKKSIWGVVKGFIEKNTWAGLEDFFGAQLHALQSETCIPPAKGKGRRPRRGMNQQSATSTSTTSITTGALHTATSTDNDSIQESRHSHQQEQHQHQHMHMHHHHHHHHGSQHHHHEPRHSHHHQPLLPHHHQHPHHWHHRKALLQSSRGTATQIRPLEEAVGPAPAGDPLETQMLSAGSIPGAAVGAAAGHPLLLEGGKQQQLHHQQQMHHHHLQPHKQHLQQQQLHLGGGDGQPLATGHGSQGHRLRHKGLWLLVILLLCLMLALNVILLLKLWRLEERIDVDLNRRARMPSLAALSELPSTNQEWLELLRDQEMAHENEWHKWQQVLQTAIELLKKTERTLAEIIVR
- the LOC6526711 gene encoding protein Aster-B isoform X10 gives rise to the protein MPKEEIKKPPRKTLNVDAKKAKRKKMRDSITEEITITSTTNSSLSTKLLTIQEAAGSFEQSSVSISTSSKQIASTAAGASPSAAAAPGANESNGSVLRLVQATSSTSPGSISSVGATPSINIVSSDSPRDQPQQSQGVDSNGVAAPGDSPSSRKSSTSSKGKASQAKLSTSSSGRDEQDISQHRLSDLTQHELSLLRVDREQQVTSSSSTSNEKPAKPSRLSERAKKKSWYNVIYPNYKSRAEDFKKLFKDVPNDERLIVDYSCALQRDILVQGRLYVSQNYVCFHANIFSWETYLSIKWKDVTAITKEKTALVIPNAISISSGKDKYFFATFTSRDKSFLMLFRVWQNTLMNKQFSPQEIWKHVHTCYGDELGLTTDDEDYIDPTLNNDNEPDFDFQTAIDDDSNSQRQSQQSNQSNQSNPLLPQSGNSSASSGGGVRASAPRKSKTKYFFNSSKSSANASASGSDNNKTRESSRKLNKKMKQNAKELTLSSVKPAEQSVSVTMSAPSASSSSTAGSTTASSSTIANHTGSGSGSGSLSGSNTAAASGSGSDKMSAEKKVSTVSNSAAVAAATAAQSQASASSGSGSLESKLEIKRKLGKMHRQREEGKNAAESVPTDVSDSSDSEENNLPFVPTTECTSTHEGRQIVHTILPINVDTLFNLLFSKSKFITDFHAMRKSTDLVLGEWTKNEEGLQVRTVNVTVQLAASVGPKTSKVTEYQTQRECSKPGELYSIDVNSVNAGIPYADSFSVLIHFCLARTVDDHTMLSIHTQIKYKKSIWGVVKGFIEKNTWAGLEDFFGAQLHALQSETCIPPAKGKGRRPRRGMNQQSATSTSTTSITTGALHTATSTDNDSIQESRHSHQQEQHQHQHMHMHHHHHHHHGSQHHHHEPRHSHHHQPLLPHHHQHPHHWHHRKALLQSSRGTATQIRPLEEAVGPAPAGDPLETQMLSAGSIPGAAVGAAAGHPLLLEGGKQQQLHHQQQMHHHHLQPHKQHLQQQQLHLGGGDGQPLATGHGSQGHRLRHKGLWLLVILLLCLMLALNVILLLKLWRLEERIDVDLNRRARMPSLAALSELPSTNQEWLELLRDQEMAHENEWHKWQQVLQTAIELLKKVSIVCEKITNDSHLRQSIESMSMSMAGRTEF
- the LOC6526711 gene encoding membrane-anchored lipid-binding protein YSP2 isoform X5, which translates into the protein MPKEEIKKPPRKTLNVDAKKAKRKKMIKDSDKTNPTTSSVTIIATTAESSSSSKTPANANMIPETTQPDQLQSQTQTHTQLQPQIQSQSPSQCQLALRDQENPENLQQQSQPEEEKQAEAPGSNGGDRRDSITEEITITSTTNSSLSTKLLTIQEAAGSFEQSSVSISTSSKQIASTAAGASPSAAAAPGANESNGSVLRLVQATSSTSPGSISSVGATPSINIVSSDSPRDQPQQSQGVDSNGVAAPGDSPSSRKSSTSSKGKASQAKLSTSSSGRDEQDISQHRLSDLTQHELSLLRVDREQQVTSSSSTSNEKPAKPSRLSERAKKKSWYNVIYPNYKSRAEDFKKLFKDVPNDERLIVDYSCALQRDILVQGRLYVSQNYVCFHANIFSWETYLSIKWKDVTAITKEKTALVIPNAISISSGKDKYFFATFTSRDKSFLMLFRVWQNTLMNKQFSPQEIWKHVHTCYGDELGLTTDDEDYIDPTLNNDNEPDFDFQTAIDDDSNSQRQSQQSNQSNQSNPLLPQSGNSSASSGGGVRASAPRKSKTKYFFNSSKSSANASASGSDNNKTRESSRKLNKKMKQNAKELTLSSVKPAEQSVSVTMSAPSASSSSTAGSTTASSSTIANHTGSGSGSGSLSGSNTAAASGSGSDKMSAEKKVSTVSNSAAVAAATAAQSQASASSGSGSLESKLEIKRKLGKMHRQREEGKNAAESVPTDVSDSSDSEENNLPFVPTTECTSTHEGRQIVHTILPINVDTLFNLLFSKSKFITDFHAMRKSTDLVLGEWTKNEEGLQVRTVNVTVQLAASVGPKTSKVTEYQTQRECSKPGELYSIDVNSVNAGIPYADSFSVLIHFCLARTVDDHTMLSIHTQIKYKKSIWGVVKGFIEKNTWAGLEDFFGAQLHALQSETCIPPAKGKGRRPRRGMNQQSATSTSTTSITTGALHTATSTDNDSIQESRHSHQQEQHQHQHMHMHHHHHHHHGSQHHHHEPRHSHHHQPLLPHHHQHPHHWHHRKALLQSSRGTATQIRPLEEAVGPAPAGDPLETQMLSAGSIPGAAVGAAAGHPLLLEGGKQQQLHHQQQMHHHHLQPHKQHLQQQQLHLGGGDGQPLATGHGSQGHRLRHKGLWLLVILLLCLMLALNVILLLKLWRLEERIDVDLNRRARMPSLAALSELPSTNQEWLELLRDQEMAHENEWHKWQQVLQTAIELLKKVSIVCEKITNDSHLRQSIESMSMSMAGRTEF
- the LOC6526711 gene encoding protein Aster-B isoform X7, producing the protein MHFVTQQRAQQQHHKSSTSSSSSSLASSSSCSGQGSVSASGSGPGSVLGLGSTSRFASLRKSSSQGALPKSLATAHSFFHRPSSSQGKHKRTASLNATPMIKDSDKTNPTTSSVTIIATTAESSSSSKTPANANMIPETTQPDQLQSQTQTHTQLQPQIQSQSPSQCQLALRDQENPENLQQQSQPEEEKQAEAPGSNGGDRRDSITEEITITSTTNSSLSTKLLTIQEAAGSFEQSSVSISTSSKQIASTAAGASPSAAAAPGANESNGSVLRLVQATSSTSPGSISSVGATPSINIVSSDSPRDQPQQSQGVDSNGVAAPGDSPSSRKSSTSSKGKASQAKLSTSSSGRDEQDISQHRLSDLTQHELSLLRVDREQQVTSSSSTSNEKPAKPSRLSERAKKKSWYNVIYPNYKSRAEDFKKLFKDVPNDERLIVDYSCALQRDILVQGRLYVSQNYVCFHANIFSWETYLSIKWKDVTAITKEKTALVIPNAISISSGKDKYFFATFTSRDKSFLMLFRVWQNTLMNKQFSPQEIWKHVHTCYGDELGLTTDDEDYIDPTLNNDNEPDFDFQTAIDDDSNSQRQSQQSNQSNQSNPLLPQSGNSSASSGGGVRASAPRKSKTKYFFNSSKSSANASASGSDNNKTRESSRKLNKKMKQNAKELTLSSVKPAEQSVSVTMSAPSASSSSTAGSTTASSSTIANHTGSGSGSGSLSGSNTAAASGSGSDKMSAEKKVSTVSNSAAVAAATAAQSQASASSGSGSLESKLEIKRKLGKMHRQREEGKNAAESVPTDVSDSSDSEENNLPFVPTTECTSTHEGRQIVHTILPINVDTLFNLLFSKSKFITDFHAMRKSTDLVLGEWTKNEEGLQVRTVNVTVQLAASVGPKTSKVTEYQTQRECSKPGELYSIDVNSVNAGIPYADSFSVLIHFCLARTVDDHTMLSIHTQIKYKKSIWGVVKGFIEKNTWAGLEDFFGAQLHALQSETCIPPAKGKGRRPRRGTATQIRPLEEAVGPAPAGDPLETQMLSAGSIPGAAVGAAAGHPLLLEGGKQQQLHHQQQMHHHHLQPHKQHLQQQQLHLGGGDGQPLATGHGSQGHRLRHKGLWLLVILLLCLMLALNVILLLKLWRLEERIDVDLNRRARMPSLAALSELPSTNQEWLELLRDQEMAHENEWHKWQQVLQTAIELLKKVSIVCEKITNDSHLRQSIESMSMSMAGRTEF
- the LOC6526711 gene encoding serine-rich adhesin for platelets isoform X8 produces the protein MHFVTQQRAQQQHHKSSTSSSSSSLASSSSCSGQGSVSASGSGPGSVLGLGSTSRFASLRKSSSQGALPKSLATAHSFFHRPSSSQGKHKRTASLNATPMRDSITEEITITSTTNSSLSTKLLTIQEAAGSFEQSSVSISTSSKQIASTAAGASPSAAAAPGANESNGSVLRLVQATSSTSPGSISSVGATPSINIVSSDSPRDQPQQSQGVDSNGVAAPGDSPSSRKSSTSSKGKASQAKLSTSSSGRDEQDISQHRLSDLTQHELSLLRVDREQQVTSSSSTSNEKPAKPSRLSERAKKKSWYNVIYPNYKSRAEDFKKLFKDVPNDERLIVDYSCALQRDILVQGRLYVSQNYVCFHANIFSWETYLSIKWKDVTAITKEKTALVIPNAISISSGKDKYFFATFTSRDKSFLMLFRVWQNTLMNKQFSPQEIWKHVHTCYGDELGLTTDDEDYIDPTLNNDNEPDFDFQTAIDDDSNSQRQSQQSNQSNQSNPLLPQSGNSSASSGGGVRASAPRKSKTKYFFNSSKSSANASASGSDNNKTRESSRKLNKKMKQNAKELTLSSVKPAEQSVSVTMSAPSASSSSTAGSTTASSSTIANHTGSGSGSGSLSGSNTAAASGSGSDKMSAEKKVSTVSNSAAVAAATAAQSQASASSGSGSLESKLEIKRKLGKMHRQREEGKNAAESVPTDVSDSSDSEENNLPFVPTTECTSTHEGRQIVHTILPINVDTLFNLLFSKSKFITDFHAMRKSTDLVLGEWTKNEEGLQVRTVNVTVQLAASVGPKTSKVTEYQTQRECSKPGELYSIDVNSVNAGIPYADSFSVLIHFCLARTVDDHTMLSIHTQIKYKKSIWGVVKGFIEKNTWAGLEDFFGAQLHALQSETCIPPAKGKGRRPRRGMNQQSATSTSTTSITTGALHTATSTDNDSIQESRHSHQQEQHQHQHMHMHHHHHHHHGSQHHHHEPRHSHHHQPLLPHHHQHPHHWHHRKALLQSSRGTATQIRPLEEAVGPAPAGDPLETQMLSAGSIPGAAVGAAAGHPLLLEGGKQQQLHHQQQMHHHHLQPHKQHLQQQQLHLGGGDGQPLATGHGSQGHRLRHKGLWLLVILLLCLMLALNVILLLKLWRLEERIDVDLNRRARMPSLAALSELPSTNQEWLELLRDQEMAHENEWHKWQQVLQTAIELLKKVSIVCEKITNDSHLRQSIESMSMSMAGRTEF